Proteins encoded by one window of Maliibacterium massiliense:
- a CDS encoding 4-hydroxybutyrate dehydrogenase has product MRLLSLKPELYTFDTFAAFAKEFHLGAGDLLFTNAFLYAPYMQPLDLGCDVLFQEQYGKGEPNDQMIDAVRADMQKKAYRRIIAIGGGTVIDIAKVIALADVTDTQALFEGKITPRRTVELVIVPTTCGTGSEVTALSIVEIRALHTKLGLRSDALLPDQAVLIPELLRSLPYPFFVYSSIDALIHATESYVSPNATPFTRLLSVQAMRMILGGYRYMLDNGAEARADKLDDFLLASLYAGIAFGNAGVGAVHALSYPLGGNYHVPHGESNYAFFTEVFRTYQRLAPGGALAEANQILADILGCTADVVYEQLEQTLSGLLVRKPLRAYGMRREEIDAFTQSVLTTQQRLLKTSYVPLDEAQIRAIYAALY; this is encoded by the coding sequence ATGCGCCTGCTGTCTCTGAAACCGGAACTCTATACGTTCGATACCTTCGCCGCGTTTGCCAAGGAGTTTCACCTGGGCGCGGGCGATCTGCTCTTTACCAACGCCTTTTTGTATGCGCCGTATATGCAGCCGCTTGATCTGGGGTGCGACGTGCTCTTTCAGGAGCAGTACGGCAAGGGCGAGCCCAACGATCAGATGATCGACGCGGTGCGCGCCGATATGCAGAAGAAGGCGTACAGGCGCATCATCGCCATCGGCGGGGGCACGGTGATCGATATCGCCAAAGTCATCGCCCTGGCGGATGTGACAGACACCCAGGCGCTTTTTGAAGGCAAAATCACGCCCAGGCGCACGGTGGAGCTGGTCATCGTGCCCACCACCTGCGGCACGGGCAGCGAGGTGACCGCGCTGTCTATTGTGGAGATCCGTGCGCTGCACACCAAGCTGGGCCTGCGATCGGACGCGCTGCTGCCCGATCAGGCGGTGCTGATCCCCGAGCTGCTGCGCAGCCTGCCCTATCCCTTCTTTGTCTACAGCTCCATTGACGCGCTGATCCACGCCACCGAGTCCTATGTATCGCCGAACGCCACGCCCTTCACCCGGCTTTTGAGCGTGCAGGCGATGCGCATGATCCTTGGGGGCTACCGCTATATGCTCGATAACGGCGCGGAGGCGCGCGCGGACAAGCTGGACGATTTTTTGCTGGCGTCGCTTTACGCGGGCATTGCCTTTGGCAACGCGGGCGTGGGCGCCGTGCACGCGCTCTCCTACCCGCTGGGCGGCAACTACCACGTGCCCCACGGGGAGTCCAACTACGCCTTTTTTACCGAGGTGTTTCGCACCTACCAGCGTCTGGCCCCGGGCGGCGCGCTGGCAGAGGCCAACCAGATCCTCGCGGATATTTTGGGATGCACGGCGGATGTGGTTTACGAGCAGCTGGAGCAGACGCTTTCCGGCCTGCTTGTGCGCAAGCCGTTGCGCGCCTACGGCATGCGGCGCGAGGAGATCGACGCCTTTACCCAGAGTGTGCTGACGACCCAGCAGCGCCTGCTCAAGACCAGCTACGTGCCGTTGGATGAGGCGCAGATCCGCGCCATCTACGCGGCGCTCTACTGA